A section of the Serratia liquefaciens ATCC 27592 genome encodes:
- a CDS encoding HNH endonuclease, with product MAIKIAMLSSKDAVLDAINEYNNQGYDDFLKKNKIEKIRTHKVRYNKSLYDINGIATADYILKLGKPSDKIKFNVNLETVIQAFKNLDFEVIETPHPLEKLEKGKLYKRKDLHNLYGGQEQGGISTPKEFPVIFIFTGEIGETHGYKDGWSTDDHFSYTGEGQNGDMAFTNGNKHIRDHKDNGRDILLFEYNKKRTGVKFVGLFECDSWNYTQCLDTEKKMRQGIIFNLFRVYSAQDVDNDTTTSEIDQKKETLEQLRAKAIKSSMMTGQRKESDSKNSWFKRSEDVKKYVLQRANGICESCDKPAPFMKKNGEPYLEPHHTKRLADEGPDHPQWVGAICPTCHRRIHSGVDGKALNQTLMVKLELKEASFK from the coding sequence TTGGCTATTAAGATCGCAATGTTATCTTCAAAAGATGCTGTTTTAGATGCAATCAACGAATATAATAATCAAGGTTATGATGATTTCCTTAAGAAAAATAAAATTGAAAAAATAAGAACACACAAGGTCCGTTATAATAAATCCCTGTACGACATTAATGGTATCGCCACAGCAGATTATATTCTCAAGCTTGGAAAACCATCAGATAAAATAAAATTCAATGTTAATTTAGAAACAGTCATTCAAGCATTTAAAAACCTTGACTTCGAGGTGATTGAAACACCACACCCTCTGGAGAAATTAGAAAAAGGTAAACTTTACAAGCGTAAAGACCTCCATAACCTCTACGGTGGACAAGAGCAGGGTGGAATATCGACACCAAAAGAATTCCCCGTGATTTTCATTTTTACTGGTGAGATTGGCGAAACTCATGGGTACAAAGATGGATGGTCTACCGACGACCACTTCTCCTACACGGGAGAAGGCCAAAACGGTGATATGGCGTTTACTAACGGTAATAAACACATCCGAGACCATAAAGATAATGGTAGGGATATACTTTTATTTGAATATAATAAAAAACGTACTGGCGTAAAATTTGTTGGATTGTTTGAGTGCGATTCATGGAATTACACCCAATGTCTAGATACCGAGAAAAAAATGAGGCAAGGGATCATTTTTAATTTATTCCGGGTATATTCCGCTCAAGACGTTGACAATGACACCACTACATCAGAAATAGACCAAAAGAAAGAAACGCTCGAGCAGCTACGCGCCAAGGCCATAAAATCATCCATGATGACGGGCCAGCGTAAAGAAAGTGACAGCAAGAATTCTTGGTTCAAACGCAGCGAGGACGTGAAAAAATACGTACTTCAACGCGCCAATGGCATCTGTGAGTCATGCGATAAACCGGCTCCGTTCATGAAAAAGAATGGCGAACCCTACCTGGAGCCTCACCACACAAAACGCCTAGCCGATGAAGGCCCCGATCACCCCCAGTGGGTTGGCGCCATCTGCCCTACCTGCCACCGTCGGATACACAGTGGGGTAGATGGGAAAGCGCTGAACCAGACTTTGATGGTGAAGTTAGAGCTGAAAGAGGCGAGTTTTAAATAG
- a CDS encoding LysE family translocator yields the protein MTPEFLLTTFIIVASPGTGVLYTIATGLSGGARVSMIAALGCTLGIVPHMLTVITGLAVLLHTNEIVFKIIKYLGAIYLLYMAWKTINEKRKLDINSEVRTQSYRQVITSAILINLLNPKLSIFFLAFLPQFVIKSDISPVTQMLQMSLIFMAITFFVFMLYGVSAARVREYVVANESVQRWVLRFFSVSFFILAVKLALMEI from the coding sequence GTGACGCCTGAGTTTCTACTTACCACATTCATTATCGTTGCATCTCCAGGTACCGGTGTGCTCTATACCATCGCGACGGGGCTTTCAGGCGGTGCACGTGTAAGTATGATTGCGGCACTGGGATGCACGCTGGGTATTGTTCCACACATGTTAACTGTTATTACAGGGCTTGCTGTATTGCTACATACAAACGAAATCGTATTTAAGATAATAAAATATCTTGGGGCGATATATTTGCTTTATATGGCATGGAAGACAATTAATGAAAAGAGAAAGCTTGATATTAATAGTGAGGTGAGAACTCAGAGTTACAGGCAGGTCATTACTTCAGCGATACTTATTAATTTACTTAACCCAAAGCTGTCAATATTCTTCCTGGCTTTCTTGCCTCAATTTGTTATTAAGAGTGATATCTCACCGGTAACTCAGATGCTGCAGATGAGTCTAATTTTCATGGCTATAACTTTCTTTGTGTTTATGCTGTATGGAGTATCTGCAGCCAGAGTGCGAGAGTATGTTGTTGCAAATGAATCTGTGCAGCGGTGGGTATTAAGATTCTTTTCTGTTTCTTTTTTCATACTTGCGGTTAAATTGGCATTAATGGAAATTTAA
- a CDS encoding AAA family ATPase, whose amino-acid sequence MSHLKINRLIIKTKTSDGFYGADLKFNDGLNIISAENSFGKSTCIQSIVYALGLEGTLGASRKNPLKSALTTKLKNNNSIEVSVIITEVFLEISNASGNIITVLRKSDEEASKLVSVYDCAYDKIANSGLDIKSDFFLKDAGSASRERGFHFFLSNFLGIVQPEVVKYDGTKCPLYLESIFSINYVEQTRGWGGILNVIPTYLGIKDLSQNIIEYTLNLDVSRIRRKREHFLDKKKNLEVRWENSINELVSKAKNYGYFLSNRIPEKLNIKSEIYNDSDLYSFDKEKRETYLNNDIITLREELNELNKEHTPSINENIISDKLSRRIEDLSLYLVENENAAATLISDFDNSQQYLNSISKSITDVKESLRKYKDIEKLQQLGSEEEFSFIRGLCPTCNQSVIDNLLPDTDKNRILSTSENIKYLEKTLNVFEDMKKSEWRKTESKKSNLQIINERIKSIRHEIRSIRKSLISSDDIATREKIRREIELENKIDRLCILLQQEKEIKDSLQAIIIEWKESVSALDRLPYDGFSSKDREKLSLLENSFKHYLKKFGYKSTSIEHFEISKQTYKPSIDGVDLGSEASASDNIRVIWSYLYSMLMLDTFERDIITNHLGLLILDEPRQQETKDVNFKTFIETTTNTYSVHKQVIIGTSEKFQDLLSMIEGLNVNLLHFDKNIIEKL is encoded by the coding sequence ATGAGCCATCTTAAGATAAATAGACTAATTATAAAAACGAAAACCTCGGATGGTTTTTATGGAGCAGACCTAAAATTTAATGATGGGTTAAATATAATAAGTGCTGAAAACTCCTTCGGTAAGTCAACATGCATCCAATCAATTGTATACGCTCTTGGATTAGAAGGCACTTTAGGAGCATCTAGAAAGAATCCCTTAAAATCAGCATTAACGACAAAACTTAAAAACAACAATAGTATAGAAGTTAGTGTGATTATTACTGAAGTATTCTTAGAGATCTCAAACGCCTCAGGAAATATAATTACAGTATTAAGAAAGAGTGACGAGGAAGCGTCAAAACTAGTCTCTGTTTACGATTGCGCTTACGATAAAATAGCCAATAGCGGCCTAGATATTAAGAGTGATTTCTTCCTCAAAGATGCAGGTTCCGCCTCAAGAGAAAGAGGATTTCATTTCTTTTTAAGTAATTTTTTAGGCATTGTTCAACCTGAAGTTGTCAAGTACGATGGGACTAAGTGCCCTTTATATTTAGAATCAATATTCTCCATTAATTATGTGGAGCAAACTAGAGGCTGGGGTGGAATACTAAATGTTATTCCAACTTATCTTGGTATAAAGGATCTATCTCAGAATATCATAGAGTACACACTAAATCTTGATGTAAGTAGAATAAGAAGGAAACGGGAGCATTTTCTTGATAAGAAGAAAAATCTTGAGGTGAGGTGGGAAAATAGCATCAATGAATTAGTGTCTAAAGCTAAGAATTATGGTTACTTTTTATCAAACAGAATACCAGAAAAATTAAATATCAAAAGTGAGATATATAATGATAGCGATTTATACAGTTTTGACAAAGAAAAGAGAGAAACATATTTAAACAACGACATAATTACACTGCGTGAGGAATTAAATGAATTAAATAAAGAGCATACTCCGTCAATAAATGAAAATATAATTAGCGATAAGCTATCGCGTAGAATAGAAGATTTATCTCTATATTTAGTCGAAAATGAGAATGCAGCCGCAACATTAATAAGTGACTTTGACAATAGTCAACAATATCTTAACTCCATTAGTAAAAGCATAACTGATGTAAAAGAAAGCCTAAGAAAGTACAAGGATATAGAAAAGCTGCAGCAATTAGGATCAGAAGAAGAATTTAGTTTTATTCGCGGTCTGTGCCCAACATGTAATCAAAGTGTCATTGATAACTTACTACCTGATACTGATAAAAATCGAATACTATCTACATCCGAAAATATAAAATACCTTGAGAAGACACTTAACGTTTTTGAGGATATGAAAAAAAGTGAATGGAGAAAAACCGAGAGCAAGAAAAGCAATCTGCAAATAATTAATGAGCGTATAAAATCCATCCGTCACGAAATAAGATCGATAAGAAAATCACTTATTTCTTCCGATGACATAGCCACCCGGGAAAAAATCAGAAGAGAGATAGAGCTAGAAAACAAAATTGATAGACTCTGTATATTATTACAGCAAGAGAAAGAGATAAAAGATAGCTTGCAGGCAATTATAATTGAATGGAAGGAATCCGTCTCTGCTCTGGATAGGCTGCCCTATGACGGTTTTAGCAGCAAAGATAGAGAGAAGCTTAGTTTACTTGAAAATTCTTTTAAACATTATTTAAAAAAATTTGGTTACAAAAGTACATCAATAGAACACTTCGAGATATCAAAACAAACTTATAAACCATCCATTGATGGCGTTGATCTTGGGTCTGAAGCGTCCGCCAGTGATAACATTAGAGTTATTTGGTCATACCTTTACTCTATGTTAATGCTAGATACTTTTGAAAGAGATATCATTACAAATCATCTTGGACTTTTAATTCTTGACGAACCGAGACAGCAAGAAACAAAAGATGTAAATTTCAAAACATTTATAGAAACAACGACAAATACCTACTCAGTTCACAAACAGGTGATTATAGGAACAAGTGAGAAGTTCCAAGACTTACTATCTATGATAGAAGGATTAAATGTCAATTTACTCCATTTTGATAAAAATATCATAGAAAAATTATAA
- a CDS encoding B3/B4 domain-containing protein — protein sequence METFKKRDLPMSLHYAPEIRSLFGRLHSGIVTVDGIHSNANPSEQIAFLHDIADKRLATASEGEFVEIKAWRRAYSTLGLKPTQYRCAAEALLRRHRKGGELPELHPLIGLCNAVSLAFAIPVAVFDLDRVAGEMTVRPANGKEYYESFTGETENPEVGEVIFVDTSGRAHARRWTHRQSGWSAVSSTTCRVMIVAEALHETSREDIAALLSTLTKLLCQIWPEASVSVEGSL from the coding sequence TTGGAAACGTTCAAGAAGAGAGATCTGCCAATGTCATTACACTACGCTCCTGAAATCCGTTCACTGTTCGGACGACTCCACTCTGGCATAGTTACTGTTGATGGTATTCATTCGAATGCCAATCCTTCAGAGCAGATTGCATTTTTACATGATATTGCCGACAAGCGACTGGCAACTGCCAGTGAGGGAGAGTTTGTCGAAATCAAGGCCTGGCGGCGGGCTTATTCAACCCTGGGATTAAAACCAACACAATATCGCTGTGCGGCTGAGGCACTCCTGAGGCGCCATCGTAAAGGAGGTGAACTTCCAGAACTTCATCCTCTTATTGGCTTGTGTAATGCGGTTTCGCTCGCGTTTGCTATACCTGTCGCCGTGTTTGATCTTGATCGAGTTGCAGGGGAGATGACTGTTCGGCCAGCGAACGGCAAAGAATACTATGAGTCTTTTACAGGGGAGACTGAAAATCCTGAAGTAGGTGAGGTAATTTTTGTTGATACCTCCGGCCGGGCCCATGCTCGGCGCTGGACCCATCGCCAGAGTGGCTGGTCTGCCGTGAGTTCAACAACCTGCCGTGTGATGATTGTAGCCGAGGCCCTGCATGAAACGTCGCGTGAAGATATAGCAGCCCTCCTGTCTACGCTGACTAAGTTGTTATGTCAGATTTGGCCAGAAGCTTCAGTCAGTGTGGAGGGGTCATTGTGA
- a CDS encoding ogr/Delta-like zinc finger family protein: protein MMRCPLCTHASYTRTSRYITERTKEAYYQCQNIVCSCTFKTVESVDKILCQPIQAETVTVDDLPSPEKRTLNRYRRYSRNQTLH, encoded by the coding sequence ATGATGCGCTGCCCGCTGTGCACCCATGCGTCCTATACTCGCACCAGTCGCTATATCACGGAGCGGACGAAAGAAGCCTATTACCAGTGCCAGAACATCGTGTGTTCCTGCACATTTAAAACGGTGGAGAGCGTCGATAAGATTTTATGTCAGCCCATTCAAGCGGAAACGGTGACCGTTGATGATTTACCATCGCCGGAAAAAAGGACATTAAATCGTTACCGCCGTTATAGCCGAAACCAAACCCTTCATTGA
- the ascF gene encoding PTS cellobiose/arbutin/salicin transporter subunit IIBC has product MPKNYTEISHAIVDALGGRANVEAVTHCMTRLRFVVKDKALIDTPRLKAISGVMGVVHSGEQCQVIIGNEVSKAYQAVLALGMPGNAPAAAPAKRKITLKGIGAGILDALVGTMSPLIPAIIGGSMVKLLAMMLDMAGLFEKGSSTLIILNVIGDGAFFFLPVMVAASAALKFKTNMSLAIAIAGVLLHPNFIDLMAKAAQGQAVEFAYIPVTAVKYTYTVIPALVMTWILSYIERWVDRITPAVTKNFLKPMLIVLIAAPIAIVLIGPLGIWIGSGISALVYTVHGYLGWLSVAIMGAIWPLLVMTGMHRVFTPTIIQTIAETGKEGMVMPSEIGANLSLGGSSLAVAFKTKNRELRQTALAAAASAIVAGISEPALYGVAVRLKRPLIASLISGFICGAVAGIGGLASHSMASPGLFTSVQFFDPSNPMSIVWVGGVMVLSVVLSFVLTLLLGFEDIPESEEAPTTTAPAANTANATH; this is encoded by the coding sequence ATGCCGAAGAACTACACAGAGATCTCGCACGCCATCGTGGATGCGTTGGGCGGCCGCGCGAACGTCGAAGCCGTTACGCACTGCATGACCCGCCTGCGATTCGTGGTGAAAGACAAGGCGCTGATCGACACGCCAAGACTCAAAGCGATTAGCGGCGTGATGGGCGTGGTGCACAGCGGCGAGCAGTGCCAGGTGATCATCGGCAACGAAGTGTCGAAAGCCTATCAGGCGGTGCTGGCACTCGGCATGCCGGGTAACGCCCCCGCGGCCGCACCGGCAAAGCGCAAAATCACCCTGAAAGGCATTGGCGCCGGGATCCTCGACGCGCTGGTCGGCACCATGTCGCCGCTGATCCCGGCCATCATCGGCGGTTCGATGGTGAAGCTGCTGGCGATGATGCTGGATATGGCTGGCCTGTTCGAAAAAGGCTCGTCGACGCTGATCATCCTCAACGTGATTGGCGACGGCGCGTTCTTCTTCCTGCCGGTGATGGTCGCCGCGTCGGCCGCCCTCAAATTCAAAACCAACATGTCGCTGGCGATCGCCATTGCCGGTGTGCTGTTGCACCCTAATTTTATCGACTTAATGGCCAAGGCGGCGCAGGGCCAGGCGGTGGAGTTCGCCTACATTCCGGTGACGGCGGTGAAATATACCTACACGGTGATCCCGGCGCTGGTGATGACCTGGATCCTGTCGTATATCGAACGATGGGTCGATCGCATCACCCCGGCGGTGACCAAGAACTTCCTTAAGCCGATGCTGATTGTGCTGATCGCCGCGCCGATCGCAATTGTGTTGATCGGCCCGTTGGGCATCTGGATCGGCAGCGGTATCTCGGCGCTGGTGTATACCGTGCATGGCTATTTGGGCTGGCTTTCCGTCGCCATTATGGGGGCTATCTGGCCGCTGCTGGTGATGACCGGCATGCACCGAGTCTTCACCCCGACCATCATTCAGACCATCGCCGAAACCGGCAAAGAAGGCATGGTGATGCCTTCGGAGATTGGCGCCAACCTGTCGCTCGGCGGCTCTTCGCTGGCGGTGGCGTTCAAAACCAAGAACCGCGAGCTGCGCCAGACCGCCTTGGCCGCCGCCGCTTCCGCCATTGTGGCGGGCATTTCCGAACCGGCGCTGTACGGCGTGGCGGTGCGGCTCAAACGCCCATTAATCGCTAGCCTGATCAGCGGCTTTATCTGCGGCGCCGTCGCCGGCATTGGCGGATTAGCCAGCCATTCGATGGCCTCACCCGGTCTGTTCACCAGCGTGCAGTTCTTTGACCCGTCGAACCCGATGAGCATTGTCTGGGTCGGCGGCGTGATGGTGCTTTCCGTGGTGCTGTCATTCGTGCTCACGCTGCTGTTGGGCTTTGAAGACATTCCGGAAAGCGAAGAGGCCCCAACGACAACCGCGCCTGCGGCCAATACCGCTAACGCTACCCATTAA
- a CDS encoding carbonic anhydrase yields MQHIIEGFLSFQKEIFPQRKELFRSLASSQNPKALFISCSDSRLVPELVTQQDPGQLFVIRNAGNIVPSFGPEPGGVSATIEYAVVALGVTDIVICGHSNCGAMKAIASCQCLDPMPAVAHWLHYADAAKAVVEKKTWDNEIDKVNAMVEENVIAQLNNIKTHPSVAVGLRNNGLRLHGWVYDIESGEIRTLDKNTKNFVSLADNPEVHFE; encoded by the coding sequence ATGCAACATATCATTGAAGGTTTCCTCAGCTTCCAGAAAGAGATTTTCCCACAGCGTAAGGAACTCTTCCGCAGCCTTGCCTCCAGCCAGAACCCTAAAGCGCTTTTTATTTCGTGTTCTGACAGCCGCCTGGTGCCCGAGCTTGTGACACAGCAAGACCCGGGGCAGCTTTTCGTTATCCGTAACGCAGGCAACATCGTGCCTTCCTTTGGCCCGGAACCGGGCGGGGTGTCAGCGACCATCGAATACGCAGTGGTGGCACTGGGCGTTACGGATATCGTGATTTGCGGCCACTCGAACTGCGGCGCCATGAAGGCGATAGCTTCTTGCCAGTGCCTTGACCCGATGCCGGCAGTGGCCCACTGGCTGCATTATGCTGACGCCGCCAAAGCGGTGGTAGAGAAGAAAACGTGGGATAACGAAATCGACAAAGTTAACGCTATGGTCGAAGAGAACGTTATCGCCCAGCTTAATAACATTAAGACTCACCCTTCCGTTGCCGTGGGTCTGCGCAACAACGGCCTGCGTCTGCACGGCTGGGTGTACGACATCGAAAGTGGCGAGATCCGCACGCTGGATAAAAATACGAAGAATTTCGTTTCGCTGGCAGATAACCCTGAAGTTCACTTCGAATAA
- a CDS encoding LacI family DNA-binding transcriptional regulator, translating into MATILEVAKRAGVSKATVSRVLSGSGYVGPEKRERVEKAIAETGYRPNLLARNLATKTTQTIGLVVTNTLYSGNYFSELMFQSARIMEEHGRQLILADGKHTAEEEKAAIQFLLDLRCDGVIIYPRFLSIAEMDEIISQHKQPILVINRRLRLNDSYCIFSDQHATSAAAVGHLIEQGHRDIAFITGSLDSPTGLERLSGYKAALAEQGIAVNSALIVEGKWNAQSGMAAVDALLASGSAFSAIVASNDEMAIGAIKRLAERQIPVPSAVSVIGFDDIPLAPYTIPSLSSMKMPVTDMIKETINRLVSMLDGGELSKRPTFPASLILRDSVAGGPYFQKG; encoded by the coding sequence ATGGCAACAATACTTGAGGTGGCAAAAAGGGCCGGCGTTTCGAAAGCGACGGTGTCCCGCGTGTTATCCGGCAGCGGCTATGTGGGCCCGGAGAAGCGCGAACGGGTAGAGAAAGCCATCGCCGAGACCGGCTATCGGCCCAATCTGCTGGCGCGCAACCTCGCCACCAAAACCACTCAGACCATCGGGTTGGTGGTCACCAACACGCTGTACAGCGGCAACTATTTCAGCGAGCTGATGTTCCAGTCGGCGCGCATCATGGAAGAGCACGGCCGCCAACTGATCCTGGCGGACGGCAAGCACACCGCCGAAGAAGAAAAGGCCGCCATTCAATTCCTGTTGGACCTGCGCTGCGACGGCGTGATCATCTACCCGCGCTTTCTGTCGATCGCGGAAATGGACGAGATCATTTCCCAGCACAAACAGCCGATCCTGGTGATCAACCGTCGGTTAAGGCTGAACGACAGCTACTGCATCTTCAGCGATCAGCACGCCACCAGCGCGGCGGCGGTGGGGCACCTGATCGAACAGGGGCACCGCGATATCGCTTTCATCACCGGTTCGCTGGATTCGCCCACCGGGCTGGAGCGGCTTTCCGGCTATAAAGCCGCGTTGGCGGAGCAGGGTATTGCCGTCAATAGCGCCCTGATTGTCGAGGGGAAGTGGAATGCGCAAAGCGGCATGGCGGCGGTCGATGCGCTGCTTGCCAGCGGCAGCGCTTTCAGCGCCATTGTTGCCAGCAACGACGAAATGGCTATCGGCGCCATCAAGCGGTTGGCGGAGCGCCAAATCCCGGTGCCGTCCGCCGTTTCGGTGATTGGTTTTGATGACATCCCGCTGGCGCCTTATACCATCCCTTCGCTCTCCAGCATGAAAATGCCGGTAACCGACATGATCAAGGAAACCATCAATCGGCTGGTGTCGATGCTGGATGGCGGCGAGCTGAGCAAGCGCCCCACCTTCCCGGCCAGCCTGATCCTGCGGGATTCGGTAGCGGGGGGGCCTTATTTTCAGAAGGGGTAA
- a CDS encoding 6-phospho-beta-glucosidase: MSDSTFPQGFLWGGALAANQSEGGYREGGKGLTTVDMIPHGPNRMPVKLGLEKRFTLREDEFYPSHDAIDFYHRYRDDIALMAEMGFSVFRTSIAWSRIYPNGDELTPNPEGIAFYRSLFKECRKYGIEPLVTLCHFDVPMHLVTEYGSWRSRKMVEFFTRYARTCFEAFDGLVKYWLTFNEINIVLHSPFSGAGLVFEAGENPEQVKYQAVHHELVASALATRIAHEVNPANQVGCMLAGGNFYPWSSKPEDVWAALEKDRENLFFIDVQARGAYPSYSARVFREKGVSIVMEEGDAEILKNTVDFVSFSYYASRCASADMNDNNSSAANVVKSLTNPHIPRSDWGWGIDPLGLRITMNMMYDRYQKPLFLVENGLGAHDEFNADGEIADDYRISYLREHIRAMADAIADGVPVMGYTTWGCIDLVAASTGEMSKRYGLVYVDRDDHGNGTLARTRKKSFWWYKQVIASNGGDLG; encoded by the coding sequence ATGTCTGATTCAACATTCCCGCAAGGGTTTTTATGGGGCGGCGCCTTAGCCGCCAACCAGTCGGAAGGGGGCTATCGCGAGGGTGGCAAAGGGCTGACCACGGTTGACATGATCCCGCATGGCCCCAACCGCATGCCGGTAAAGCTTGGCCTGGAGAAGCGCTTTACCCTGCGCGAAGACGAGTTTTACCCCAGCCACGACGCGATTGATTTTTACCACCGCTACCGCGATGACATCGCGCTGATGGCGGAGATGGGCTTTAGCGTGTTCCGCACCTCCATCGCCTGGAGCCGGATTTACCCGAACGGCGACGAGCTGACGCCCAACCCGGAAGGCATCGCCTTCTACCGCAGCCTGTTCAAAGAGTGCCGCAAATACGGCATCGAACCGCTAGTGACGCTGTGCCATTTCGACGTGCCGATGCACCTGGTGACCGAATACGGCTCCTGGCGCAGCCGCAAAATGGTGGAGTTTTTCACCCGCTATGCCCGCACCTGCTTCGAAGCCTTCGACGGGCTGGTGAAGTATTGGCTCACCTTCAACGAGATCAACATTGTGCTGCACAGCCCGTTCTCCGGCGCAGGATTGGTGTTTGAGGCAGGCGAGAACCCCGAGCAGGTAAAATACCAGGCCGTACACCACGAACTGGTGGCCAGTGCATTGGCAACCCGCATCGCCCACGAGGTGAACCCCGCCAACCAGGTGGGCTGCATGCTGGCGGGCGGCAATTTCTACCCCTGGTCCAGCAAGCCGGAAGACGTGTGGGCCGCGCTGGAGAAAGACCGCGAGAACCTGTTCTTTATCGACGTGCAGGCCCGCGGTGCCTACCCTTCTTATTCTGCCCGGGTATTCCGCGAGAAAGGCGTAAGCATCGTGATGGAGGAAGGTGACGCCGAAATTCTGAAGAACACCGTCGATTTTGTCTCCTTCAGCTATTACGCCTCGCGCTGCGCGTCTGCCGATATGAACGACAACAACAGCAGCGCCGCCAACGTGGTGAAATCCCTGACCAACCCGCATATTCCGCGCAGCGACTGGGGCTGGGGCATCGACCCGTTGGGTTTGCGCATCACCATGAACATGATGTACGACCGCTACCAAAAACCGCTGTTCCTGGTGGAAAACGGCCTGGGCGCGCACGACGAGTTCAATGCCGACGGCGAGATAGCCGACGATTACCGCATCAGCTACCTGCGGGAACACATCCGTGCCATGGCCGACGCCATCGCCGACGGCGTGCCGGTGATGGGCTACACCACCTGGGGCTGCATTGACCTGGTGGCGGCATCGACCGGGGAAATGAGCAAACGCTACGGCCTGGTTTACGTCGACCGCGACGACCACGGCAACGGTACCCTCGCCCGCACGCGCAAGAAATCTTTCTGGTGGTACAAGCAGGTGATTGCCAGTAATGGGGGGGATTTGGGGTGA
- a CDS encoding AraC family transcriptional regulator, translating to MKKGRFTTLRCEMTGVHAVSADTSFSFGRHTHDQFGIGLIDRGAQVSMSGRGIVEACVGDIITVNPGEVHDGSPLGTESRSWRMLYFEPEVLSGVIQRQTESNMGCVELSSPVVHNHESAIYFSTLFRTLTDPCGGDSEIEREETLLVLLTSLLGYQHQERACAPRAIALARERIDDDPSLALSLYELSELGGVSQFQLLRGFSKVTGFTPHAYLIQRRLQRVRQLIAGGMSLADASHAAGFADQSHMTRLFVRTYGITPGAYAMAIK from the coding sequence ATGAAGAAAGGACGCTTCACTACACTTCGCTGCGAGATGACAGGTGTACATGCCGTATCAGCGGATACTTCATTCAGCTTCGGACGTCATACTCATGACCAGTTCGGCATTGGCTTAATTGATCGTGGTGCTCAGGTGTCGATGAGCGGGCGAGGTATTGTTGAAGCCTGCGTGGGGGATATCATTACTGTTAATCCAGGAGAAGTGCATGATGGATCTCCGCTAGGTACAGAAAGCAGATCGTGGCGAATGCTTTATTTTGAGCCGGAAGTTCTGTCCGGAGTTATTCAGAGACAGACAGAAAGCAACATGGGTTGTGTTGAGCTGTCTAGCCCGGTTGTGCACAATCATGAATCAGCAATATATTTTTCAACACTCTTTCGTACATTGACGGATCCATGTGGGGGGGACAGCGAAATTGAACGAGAAGAAACTCTCCTCGTTTTGCTTACAAGCCTCCTCGGTTATCAGCATCAGGAGCGGGCTTGTGCTCCAAGAGCAATTGCCCTTGCGAGGGAACGTATTGATGATGACCCCTCATTAGCACTGTCACTCTATGAGCTTTCAGAACTTGGCGGTGTGAGTCAATTCCAGCTACTGCGTGGTTTTTCAAAAGTTACAGGATTCACTCCTCATGCTTACCTTATTCAGCGCAGATTACAGAGGGTAAGACAATTAATCGCTGGAGGTATGTCTCTTGCGGACGCATCGCATGCAGCTGGTTTTGCGGATCAGAGCCATATGACCCGGCTTTTTGTTCGTACATATGGCATTACGCCAGGAGCCTATGCTATGGCTATAAAATGA